agggcactgaccactccgggtgaggccaatccggtcaaaatggccattttcattacaagtttcaaaaaccataaattttgatacccatattgccccaagtcgtatggttcgattaatctcccccccggtagaaccttccccagggcaattgccactccgggtgtggccaatccagtcaaaatggccattttcgttaccagtttaaaaaaccatgaattttgatacccatattgccccaagtcgtatggttcgattaatgtccccccggtagaaccttcccgagggcactggccactccgggtgtggccaatcctgccaaatggtcattttcattaccagtatcaaaaaccatgaattttgatacccatattacccaaatttgtatggttccgtaaatgtcctcccggtagaaccttccctcagggcactggccacaccgggtgtggccgatatcctaccaaattgttcccaataattccggtattccggtgaccgttctggctaccgtcaataacttcttggaactcctctcaagttcgtgcaccacctgcgtgtgtgtgtgtgagcaataaaattaccaccgtggatccgcttttgtcgaaacctcgtaaggcactgaatttttctgaggctatctgttagcttaaatagttcgcatgaaatgtggcaacatggtgcaaattttgcctcctctcctgtttacgtggaactgtcacgcgagaatgttgcaccactgttgccacatttcatgcgaactatttaagctaacagatagcctcagaaaaattcagtgccttacgaggtttcgacaaaagcggatccacggtggtaattttattgctcacacacacacacgcacacattgaaagacacagtttgtgcactaaattgggaggaattctgttcttatgaagattgtaaggacggtcaccggaccagaatgatttggggcaatgggcttgggactagagaccctaaatagggagactggtctaagcttgctaaatcgatctggcaacgtatgttttgagcttggcaacactgataagttttgctgggcgtaaaggcaaatgctcgtttggatacgtcaaactcgcgtctgtttgggtacgtcaaattcacttcgtccagtctccctatttaggatctctacttgggaccacatttataggatattggccacacccggagtggccagtgccctggggaaggttctaccgggggggagattaatcgaaccatacgacttggggcaatatgggtatcaaaattcatggtttttgaaacttgtaatgaaaatggccattttgaccggattggccacacccggagtggtcagtgccctgggaaaggttctaccgggggacattaatcgaaccatacgacttagaacaatatgggtatcaaaattcatgatttttgaaactggtaatgaaaatggccattttgaccggattggccacacccggagtggcaattgccctcgggaaggttctaccggggggacattaatcgaactattcgacttggggcaatatgggtaccaaaattcatggttttttatactggacatgaaaattaccattttgattggacattttccgaaccatacttgttttggcaatttatttccacagaggtgccaaagattgaaaacattttataggaataaattatttaggattaaatacataggcaatgttttaaaaatataaaataaaatagaatattttttaggagttttgtacaaagttctttgtcatattggtcatgtagaacataaccacctgcacctttttaatCGAATGCAACAGaaatcgtgccgattcgattCGAGGGAAGGAAGTTATAAGCGGTTGACGAATGATGCAGTATTCCAGGGCCTTTGtcccgggttttttttttggaatggcaccccagtaccttcgagtaAGACGTAGTCGTACGTCAATAAAGTGAATAATTGagaatattaactttttttgttggtcGCCAATATGTAACTTTCCACTTAGTTACAAAACCCCCCAAGAACACCCAGGGTCGGCTCACTCAGTtattcttcaatgtttttaaatatgttggACATTTAAAAGATGTTATACATTTTCCAGAAGGGAATACCATACCATGCAATCGATAAGATAATTTTGTAACTTCTTTTCTACAAAAAGGACATCTGTTGTCTTATGGATGGTAAAAAAAACTGCCCTCCTCTGTTCGTTCCAATTTCGACCTAGGGTAAACTCCTATCGAGTTCGCTGAACGAACCCCTAACGATTTGTCTGATAGGTCATAGGCAAAACTAACTCGCCCGCTTTAACTCCGATATATTCGTTTTCTGCTTCCTGGCTCTCTTGACAAACTGACAAGGTTATTTAGCCAGTCCTCCTCCTTCGTTTGATGATCCAATTTTTACACATTATCCATCTTTTCttttcacttcttttttttctataattgaAGCACAACAAATTTGCACCAGAGACGAAGACACACGGCCGAGTGAGACGAATGATGCGACGAATCGCGCAATCCCCCAGCCGTAGACTGTGGCTTTCGGGAGGCTTCACTCTACCTCGTGGGAGGTTCATTGCGGTTCAACTCACAGGTGTTGTTCTTCGTGAGCGTGTAGACTCCTTCCAGGTGCTCAAGCAAATGAACGAGTCGATCCCGTAAAGAGCCCTCCAAGATCGCGCAGAAGTCGAGATTACGTTAATCTGCGTTTTGTGGGTGTTGATTAGAGTAGTCAAGTTGTCGCTACTGGAAACAATGCCTAATGTGATGTGTGATGCAAATCTCTTGTACCGTGCCATTCTATTACTTTTTCTAGCTATTTCaggaatgatgcctttcagagccttgAGGTGCTGAAACATTGGTCAACTGTGAATTCAAACCAAATCTTCAGCACAAGGATGGTTCAGTGAATAAGCACACTATCGCAATGTTCAGAGTGTAGATGTCGCACTGTTTCGCGTGAGCTTGAAAGTTTCCGCCTCGATTGCCAAACAGATCGACCTTTATTTACAATCTCGTTCTATTTTTGACACAATTCAAAGTCATGAATGAGTGAAAATGTCATTCAATTGTACGAGCTAACTTTGAACCTGTTGCGGCTGCCCTTTCTCTCGGTAAGATAAAGATCTTTTTTGCACGTCGTGAACCCTGTTACGAAACTGAGTcttaaatttcagcccattCCCTACTAGACTAGGAACACACGCACCTGTGCACACTCTGTGCGAGAACCCTTTTCTCCAAGTTTCCGACCTCAATGTCGAATAACCCACCTCCGCCTCCGCCACCTGCTTCTGCACCATCAACGACCATAACAACCTCGACGACCCAACGCTCCTCGTTGGTTGAACTGAAATGTGATTTAGCTAGTAACAATAACAATCCGAATTTGATCCAGCTGACGTTCAACACTTCCGGCGAATGCACCTGGGCCACCCAGTATCCGGAGATCCAGAAGGCATGCTACTTGAGACGGATATGTCAGTTTGCACCACCGAAGGAATTGCGTGTCCAAAACGTAACGCCTATCCTGCAAACTGGTCCAACGTGTGGACTAACCGCGCTTAGTATATTTTTCGAGGGATCTCCGTCGGTGAAAACGTTCCTCGACATGGCCCGGGCCCGGGGCTACACCAACAACGGAGAAATGTTTTCCGCGCGACAGCTGAACGATCTGCTGGCTCAGGGGTTGGAAAACAATCGTCACCTTTGTGAGTACAAAACTGTGTCGCACACCGTGATAGACGAGGGCTGGCTCGACGACTCGAGCACCAGAAAGCAGCTGCAAAACGGGTCCATCTTTGTAGTGCCGTATCCTTTTTTAATCTTTCATCATATTGCTATCATGTTTTGCATAACTTTAAATTCAAACTGTTTAAATCTCATTCCACTTCATCTAGTGCACAGTTTCATTGATCCGCAAACGGAATAGAGTTCTTGTAGGTGAACCTATTCTTGTTCTTGTCTTTTTATATTCGTTTGAACTCAGTGCTACAAATTCGGAAAGGTAAATTTACGTATTCGCTTACAGGATTCTAATCTGCAcagatttaatttatttagcaTGAAAAAAACCGATTTGCTTCAATATTTCCTGAACAACAACGAACCTAGATATGATCCAGACAGGAACCACACGCCATGCCTCAACAGGGGTCACAAGGCTCATTGGGCACTGATTGTAGGATATCTGATTGACCAATTTGACGACGTGAGTATTCTTTCCTCCATCCTTGTGGCACACATAATCCTCTCTAACTTCCTCTTCCAAACTACAGTACTACGTATTTGCCCGCCATGGCAAAACCAAAAACCTCGCATTGTGGTCCCTGCGCGATCTGGCCCACAGCAACGCCAACTTGTTCGAGTTTTGCCAGCCAATCAGTCACGCGGACGAGGTGTTTGTCCTGCCGGAAGGTGGCATCGCCGGAAGCAACGGATTGCGGAGCCAGTTTATCATGATCGAACACTACCGAGCCAGGGACGAGATTGTGTTGTGAATGATGCAGGAAGAACGCGCCCAAGTTTGAGTTGTATTTGAGTTATTCTATTTTCTAGTATGTCTTTGTCTGGTTTTGGCGAGATGTAATATAtttacgttgttttttttttcggtatgAGTTTTGAGCAAACATTAGTAAATTATGTATTTCTTACACTCTCACGTACGTTACCCATCGAAGCAGTATTGGGAAGAGAGTCATatatttatctatttatttacTTATTTATCAATTATCCACATAACCCTGCAGTTATCCcccaaaatttaagtattttatgttaTAATAAACTCAATACCTTCAAAACAAACAGCAGGATATTCTCTATAAAGATATATCACAAGACTAGTCTACATGAAACTTCTAAATTCCATTTTGACGATGTCGGGACaatgtctaaaaaaatattttcatcgggaaattttacaaaacatactCGAAAATGAGAGGAGTTCATTAAAGTGAGCCAGGAAGACACGCCATATTGGCACCACGACTCATGTTTTTGGGAGCACATTTAAGGGAAATTCCGTATCTGTCGtgttcagaaattgatttaagttgaacagaagctgtccaagaaaaaatgcatcctaagattttcaatttttttttttcttgttatgcAATTTCCGTGTACTgcccctgttcgcataaatgtcccatatgcatttattgttattgttatttattattattgatgCATTTTGGTTATAAATagaagcggccgtggctgactggttacgttgttcgctttgtaagcgaacggccctgggttcgattcccatctgcttccaacgagaaaatttaagaaatataaaTTCTTGAAGCTCCCAACATGAACGGATCCCCCGATCTTTTGGATTGTTAAGCAAAAATGCAAACCACTAAGCCATCACGGCTTGTTGAGCTACGACTGGAATTAAGAACATCGTGACCTCTAAAACTATTTACGCGCTGGGtgtttgtccatttgacaagggttcaaaagttctaaataacgtttgaatccgattggtgcaaacgttctttagggcggggcttgtcgattcaagctgagctACCTCACGCatggctagcctgcgtagaactggatcaccgaagctcggcagagctaacaccatcCATATGCtaatgcgagttatttgcatgtatgtaaatctaaatatcgtcatctggggtgaattgggacagctgttttagcactgttgcagcctaatattttgatatttttgagtggtttcTGATAGACCAGATTtagagcaacaaaatgtgtacatccatttccaaatttgaaactgTCAACTGCCCTGAAACGTGCTGTCCCTATCCAGGCtgttgtcccaattcgccctagATGACGGTACAtgaaaacaactcaatttgtaagaagcgaccacGTGGTTCCGTTTGGTTGGTGTTTATCCCTATCAGTTTTTAATCTTTTatacgcgttggaaaggtttttttttattgcccatccaacgatgggttgcatgatagattcGGATAACGTTTCATCAAAATTTGTGAGATCCGGCGCTAAACATTGGCTCCGAAAACCCTGAGAGATTATTTTGAAACCCAACCGAGATATAGGCTAAGAACTCTTAattgcactcaaagagcttttaagaagttcttcttgagagcttaagagaacatttacattaaaatatagctaaaatcgggttttccaatgaaccaatgttttctacacattattcaagCCAAAAACAAGAGATTTCTACCTAGCAACAAGCATAACATTGCTTTAAACGAAAATGCCATCTACATGGTGTCGatccaaatcccaaaataaaattccctgacttttccctgacctctccagaccaccaaatattttttattgtctaTTTTTACTATCATATTGTTTAGAGCGTTTTTGTGGTTTCAtgcattttcctttttgaatattggaattttaagatattgaaaaacttcaatgacttttttattttatttttttagcgatggattctgcaaaaacttaaaaacttttttttattttgtcaaccatttttttcttaTCGACCATCCAAAGTGAGCAACCATTAAAATGTCCTATGTTTTTGTTATCTGGTGATGTCATTTTAAATGTTGCCCTTTaccaaaaaatctagagtttttttttgaaaaggtcctataaacatatgaaacacaatagcttataggaccttttcaaaaaaaaaactgtaaacataattaataattaaaattgttgcaaatttcaaatgGCGATTAGCTAATTTCACTTCATTTCCtaaagtaaatttaaagttaaaaaaaatcaattgaaaatttgaattaaagttAGAAGTCATGTTTAATTATAAAATGGTTGCCTTTGGCCGAATTCAAACGAATTAGGCCGATGCCatttttgattgtgtttttataaaaaaaaaactaaagacttgaaaaaacatgtaattttacagaACCTTAAAAAAGatttagaaaaatgaaaaaataagaaaaataaacaattaagtGTGAATTTTTCAAGCACATGTTTACGGTTTTAAAAAAGATCTAGGTTTTTTCAACAATGTTTGTATTTAAAGTTATCTGTTTTctggatatttgaaaaaaacatcttcttaaataattttacaaaaaaatatttttgctataaaattaaaaaaaaagttttctaccTTGACCAGAACCTACAGACGAttaatacattttataaaaataaaaacaaaatacaacctGCTCGAGCTTTTCGAAAAGTCATTATTTATCAAACTTAGATATTTGGGTGTTTTGGAATAGACTCTAAATTTAAGCTcaatctgaccacgggaactccACCTTGTAAACCCTTGAATGTTGTTtgggaaaaatatgtaaaatttagtTGTACAATCCCTTAAATCTCGGATGCTGGATTTTAATTAAAGTAgaaacaacttttccgaa
This genomic stretch from Culex pipiens pallens isolate TS unplaced genomic scaffold, TS_CPP_V2 Cpp_Un0147, whole genome shotgun sequence harbors:
- the LOC120427719 gene encoding UPF0692 protein CG33108 isoform X2, with product MSENVIQLYELTLNLLRLPFLSLTFNTSGECTWATQYPEIQKACYLRRICQFAPPKELRVQNVTPILQTGPTCGLTALSIFFEGSPSVKTFLDMARARGYTNNGEMFSARQLNDLLAQGLENNRHLCEYKTVSHTVIDEGWLDDSSTRKQLQNGSIFVVPYDPDRNHTPCLNRGHKAHWALIVGYLIDQFDDYYVFARHGKTKNLALWSLRDLAHSNANLFEFCQPISHADEVFVLPEGGIAGSNGLRSQFIMIEHYRARDEIVL
- the LOC120427719 gene encoding UPF0692 protein CG33108 isoform X1; the protein is MSNNPPPPPPPASAPSTTITTSTTQRSSLVELKCDLASNNNNPNLIQLTFNTSGECTWATQYPEIQKACYLRRICQFAPPKELRVQNVTPILQTGPTCGLTALSIFFEGSPSVKTFLDMARARGYTNNGEMFSARQLNDLLAQGLENNRHLCEYKTVSHTVIDEGWLDDSSTRKQLQNGSIFVVPYDPDRNHTPCLNRGHKAHWALIVGYLIDQFDDYYVFARHGKTKNLALWSLRDLAHSNANLFEFCQPISHADEVFVLPEGGIAGSNGLRSQFIMIEHYRARDEIVL